Proteins encoded by one window of Streptosporangiales bacterium:
- a CDS encoding thioesterase: MRVRVRPEWIDYNGHLSEAYYVLAFGFATDALMDRVGLDETYRARTGCSLYTVEAHVRYLDEVGAGAELAIATTVVGAGAKKLHLCHEMAVAATVVATEEILALHVGEGRAVPFPAEVAERLAPLVEPPPSYAGRAITDP, translated from the coding sequence GTGAGGGTCCGTGTCCGGCCGGAGTGGATCGACTACAACGGCCACCTGAGCGAGGCGTACTACGTGCTCGCGTTCGGCTTCGCCACCGACGCGCTGATGGACCGGGTCGGTCTCGACGAGACGTACCGCGCGCGTACGGGGTGCTCGCTGTACACGGTCGAAGCGCACGTCCGCTACCTCGACGAGGTGGGTGCCGGCGCCGAGCTCGCGATCGCGACCACGGTGGTCGGGGCCGGCGCGAAGAAGCTGCACCTGTGCCACGAGATGGCGGTCGCGGCCACGGTCGTCGCGACGGAGGAGATCCTGGCGCTGCACGTCGGTGAGGGGAGGGCCGTGCCCTTCCCTGCGGAGGTCGCGGAACGTCTCGCGCCCCTGGTCGAGCCG